A window from Lytechinus pictus isolate F3 Inbred chromosome 9, Lp3.0, whole genome shotgun sequence encodes these proteins:
- the LOC135155466 gene encoding liprin-beta-1-like: MLYIRNKQAMTESEGEDALGVQRPRNVTFQGLERSGYPAPPGTPPMDYRKRKGIKKLIGKLKRSGSANLHNGDDDDDIHPVEFSRNNRFRATAGPRLAWSRDLKKNENGTNDLNAPFAKWDSEQVSDWLRGMGLAQYAASCRVWVKNGGTLLAAAPLELEKYLGLKNPLHRKKLQLALQAMGSECEDKQGDLDYHWVTRWLDDVGLPQYKDTFLEAKVDGRMLHYMTVDDLLLLKVTSAFHHVSIMRGIQCLRLHNFHPSCLRRRPTDEPWYKNLKNMPPWSNEMPYETGTQVALWTNHRVMEWLRSVDLSEYAPNLRGSGVHGGLMVLEPRFTAETLASILCIPGNKTLLRRHLSTHFISLIGPDIQQQKREAEKQPMFVPLNFLAKVKPKKRTFGKSRRWTEMEDYVCPMDLGHPSSLNGMSHMNGNRPPPPCYKVEVRSADMVHRQRDEDQTDGQEMKEGTAQKFGALSQEIDSLTTMLSDADVDRSTHV, translated from the exons ATGCTCTATATTAGAAACAAACAAG cCATGACTGAGTCAGAAGGAGAGGATGCCTTAGGAGTGCAGAGACCAAGAAATGTTACCTTCCAAGGTCTAGAGAGGAGCGGGTACCCCGCCCCTCCAGGGACTCCGCCCATGGACTATAGAAAACGCAAAGGCATCAAGAAACTCATTGGAAA ATTAAAGCGTAGTGGGTCAGCAAATCTtcacaatggtgatgatgatgatgatatccaCCCAGTAGAATTCTCAAGGAACAATCGTTTTAGAGCTACAGCAGGACCTAGACTAGCATGGTCTAGGGACctaaagaagaatgaaaatggGACCAA TGACTTGAACGCTCCATTTGCCAAGTGGGACAGTGAGCAGgtttctgattggctcagaggaATGGGGCTCGCTCAGTATGCTGCATCTTGTAGAGTCTGGGTGAAGAATGGTGGAACATTACTTGCTGCTGCTCCTCTAGAACTAGAAAAG TACTTGGGTCTAAAGAATCCACTCCATCGTAAGAAGCTTCAGCTAGCCCTTCAGGCGATGGGATCAGAGTGTGAAGACAAACAAGGAGACTTAGATTACCATTGGGTGACCAGGTGGTTAGATGATGTAGGACTACCTCAATATAAAGATACCTTCCTTGAAGCTAAGGTTGATGGTAGAATGCTACATTACATGACAGTG GATGATCTGTTGCTGTTAAAAGTAACAAGTGCCTTTCATCATGTGAGTATCATGCGGGGTATACAGTGCCTGAGATTACACAACTTCCATCCAAGCTGTCTGCGGAGGAGACCAACTGATGAG CCGTGGTATAAAAACCTTAAAAACATGCCTCCTTGGAGTAACGAGATG CCTTATGAAACAGGAACCCAAGTTGCACTATGGACAAATCACAGAGTAATGGAATGGTTACGATCAGTTGATCTATCTGAATATGCTCCTAATCTGAGAGGCAGTGGGGTCCATGGTGGATTAATG GTCCTAGAACCTCGTTTTACGGCAGAAACCTTAGCCTCCATCTTGTGTATCCCAGGGAACAAGACGTTACTACGACGACATCTTAGTACCCACTTTATCTCTCTGATTGGTCCTGACATTCAGCAGCAGAAGAGAGAAGCAGAGAAACAACccatgtttgtacctcttaacTTCCTAGCAAAGGTCAAG CCTAAAAAGCGAACATTTGGTAAGAGCAGGCGATGGACTGAAATGGAAGACTACGTCTGTCCAATGGACCTTGGTCACCCCTCTAGTTTGAATGGAATGTCCCATATGAATGGCAACCGGCCTCCTCCACCCTGTTACAAGGTAGAAGTTAGGAGTGCTGACATGGTTCACAGACAGAGGGATGAG GATCAGACAGATGGACAAGAAATGAAAGAAGGAACTGCTCAAAAGTTTGGTGCCCTGTCTCAAGAAATTGATTCTTTGACG ACTATGCTTTCAGATGCTGATGTGGATAGGAGCACGCATGTGTGA